Proteins encoded together in one Temnothorax longispinosus isolate EJ_2023e chromosome 5, Tlon_JGU_v1, whole genome shotgun sequence window:
- the LOC139813027 gene encoding dopaminechrome tautomerase-like: MMKVEPIRLLYRLIIPFLLLQECTSFEKLKGIYSWKALEFAFPNEHARGLAIQEGRFIPGAPVPIDVDFYHRAKQGSVVFITIPRIQNGVPVTLGYVTNDVSPEGNPIIAPYPSWEWNRLGHCDAITSAFRVQVDSCDRLWVIDTGKLEERQICRPQLLSFSLRTNKILSQYKFPKDQFKDDSLFVTIAVDIRNTGDKCEDTFVYIADVTGYGLLVYDHRNSRSWRITNNLFYPYPTHGTFHIKGDTFDLMDGILGLALSPMKQDGDRILYFHSLASRVESWVPTSTIRNYSLFQDHSDAAPRSFRPFAMERSSQSAAQAMDQNGVLFFGLLSDLALGCWNSISHPEYGGTNTEVIVVNPDTLQFPSGLKIITAKNGRQELWVLTSSFQKFMTATMSSNETNFRIQAGYVDELIRGTKCNGARLNLDRDRGYGTSMFAK, from the exons ATGATGAAGGTTGAACCAATCCGGTTATTGTACCGTTTAATTATACCGTTCCTGCTTTTGCAAGAATGCACCAGCTTTGAGAAACTGAAGGGCATATATTCTTGGAAGGCTTTGGAATTTGCTTTCCCAAATGAGCATGCAAGGGGACTTGCTATTCAAGAAGGCCGCTTTATTCCTGGAGCACCTGTTCCGATCGACGTGGATTTCTATCACAGAG CTAAACAAGGATCCGTAGTCTTCATCACGATTCCAAGAATTCAAAACGGGGTTCCGGTCACTCTCGGTTACGTGACGAACGATGTTTCTCCTGAGGGAAATCCGATAATTGCACCTTATCCAAGCTGGGAGTGGAACAGATTAGGACATTGTGACGCGATCACCAGTGCATTCAGAGTGCAG GTGGACTCGTGCGACAGGTTGTGGGTCATCGACACCGGTAAACTCGAGGAACGGCAGATCTGTCGTCCTCAATTGCTGTCGTTCTCGCTGCGCACGAACAAGATCCTCAGCCAGTACAAATTCCCCAAAGATCAATTCAAGGATGATTCCCTGTTCGTGACGATCGCGGTCGACATCCGTAACACCGGCGACAAGTGTGAAGACACATTCGTCTACATCGCCGACGTAACTGGATACGGATTGCTCGTCTACGATCATCGCAACTCCCGCTCCTGGAGGATCACCAACAATCTGTTTTATCCCTATCCAACCCACGGAACGTTCCACATCAAGGGGGACACGTTTGATCTCATGGATGGCATTTTGGGACTCGCCCTGAGTCCCATGAAGCAGGACGGCGACAGGATTTTGTACTTCCACTCTTTGGCCAGCAGGGTCGAAAGTTGGGTACCCACTTCTACAATCAG GAATTATAGCCTCTTTCAAGATCACTCCGATGCTGCGCCAAGGTCGTTCCGTCCATTCGCTATGGAAAGGTCATCGCAGTCGGCCGCTCAAGCCATGGATCAGAACGGAGTTCTCTTCTTCGGTCTTTTGTCAGATCTCGCTTTAGGATGCTGGAACAGCATCAGTCATCCCGAATACGGTGGCACCAATACAGAAGTCATCGTCGTCAATCCCGATACACTGCAATTTCCGTCTGGATTAAAG ATCATCACTGCGAAAAACGGCCGTCAAGAGCTGTGGGTTCTCACGTCGTCGTTCCAAAAATTCATGACCGCGACTATGAGCTCGAACGAGACGAACTTCCGGATACAGGCCGGTTACGTGGACGAGCTGATCCGCGGCACCAAGTGTAACGGCGCGCGTCTCAACCTTGACCGCGATCGCGGCTACGGGACGTCGATGTTCGCCAAATGA
- the LOC139813028 gene encoding dopaminechrome tautomerase, whose amino-acid sequence MRHLLLAAILWLLCARTRAGTLETVAQWPLLEFALPNGFEYQPENIVMTGIEISWNRIFVSTPRLRAGVPATLSFFPRKAPLGSSPQLQAYPSWDWHGAGRGEINCSRLISVYRTRLDSCNRLWVVDAGVMTSIDDFMPVCPPKVVVFDLKTDQVVRHVTFPREVLRPDSLLTNVVIDEVSAKTCDDVFLYMTDTLGPGILIFDGARDRSWRVVHASMFPNPDQATFKIGSDTFEFLDGVVGLAFSPRLGTVYYQPLATDRIFSVPTSALQAGPLPFGQQLPVTLVGRKSSQGLALAVDPRDDKILFSPFTETAIASWQPQTNQQRILAYSPEKLQFTAEILWARYDNGNFWIMTSRFHKFFLRQIDARQINIRIMRIKVDNQELISTPYNQQIDPYYSSNFYNNTLGF is encoded by the exons ATGAG gcaCTTGCTCTTGGCGGCGATCCTGTGGCTGCTGTGCGCCAGGACGAGGGCGGGAACGTTGGAAACCGTGGCTCAATGGCCGTTGCTCGAATTCGCTCTGCCGAACGGTTTCGAATATCAACCGGAAAATATAGTGATGACCGGTATCGAGATATCCTGGAACAGAATCTTCGTCAGCACGCCCAGATTACGCGCCGGTGTGCCGGCCACCCTGAGCTTCTTTCCTAGGAAGGCACCGTTGGGAAGCAGTCCGCAGCTTCAGGCGTATCCCTCGTGGGACTGGCATGGTGCCGGCAGAGGAGAGATCAATTGCTCCAGATTGATCTCGGTGTATCGTACCAGGCTGGACAGCTGCAACCGGCTGTGGGTCGTTGACGCCGGTGTCATGACATCGATTGACGATTTCATGCCCGTTTGCCCGCCGAAAGTGGTGGTCTTTGACTTAAAAACCGATCAAGTGGTTCGTCATGTGACTTTTCCGCGTGAG gTGCTGAGACCGGATTCTTTGCTGACCAACGTGGTCATCGACGAAGTCTCGGCGAAAACCTGCGATGACGTGTTTCTTTACATGACTGACACTCTCGGACCAG GAATTCTTATCTTCGACGGTGCTAGAGATAGAAGTTGGCGGGTCGTTCATGCATCCATGTTTCCTAATCCAGATCAGGCAACGTTTAAA ATCGGAAGCGACACTTTCGAGTTCTTAGACGGTGTGGTGGGATTAGCTTTTTCACCAAGACTCGGGACCGTCTACTATCAACCTCTAGCAACCGATCGTATCTTCAGCGTGCCCACCTCGGCTCTGCAAGCCGGACCGCTACCTTTCGGTCAACAGTTACCTGTAACCTTGGTCGGCAGAAAGTCGAGTCAAGGTCTGGCATTGGCCGTGGATCCTCGGGATGACAAGATCTTGTTCTCCCCCTTTACGGAAACCGCGATCGCGTCGTGGCAACCGCAAACGAATCAGCAGAG gataCTCGCCTACAGTCcagaaaaattacaatttactgCCGAAATTTTATGGGCGAGATATGATAACGGTAATTTTTGGATAATGACGTCAAGATTCCACAAGTTCTTTTTGAGACAGATTGATGCACGTCAGATTAACATCCGCATCATGAGAATCAAAGTGgataatcaagaattaatttcgaCTCCTTATAATCAGCAGATTGACCCATATTATTCGTCAAATTTCTACAATAACACTCTAGGATTCTAA